The Lonchura striata isolate bLonStr1 chromosome 5, bLonStr1.mat, whole genome shotgun sequence genome window below encodes:
- the LOC110483513 gene encoding hyaluronidase PH-20, with protein METVRLQSFGICVTCTYPVTSGVVFATLLVSCCSSLNIRARPLLSNSPFLSIWNAPTELCTERTGVQLDMNFFPLIGSTLKTSVGQNITLFYPDRIGYYPYKNEVTGEAFNGGLPQLSLLENHLKKAREDIQFYIPSDEQLGLAVIDWENWRPVWIRNWGSKDIYRQESIELVQQRDLSISEAESRTIAKMEFEFAAKSFMLETLKLGIEMKPNRLWGYYLYPDCYNYDYKQNPHNYTGACLDIEIERNNELNWLWEKSTALYPSIYLETALKSSRNAQLFVRNRVQEAIRTSYVSNSSHPLPVFVYTRPVFTDVYEEYLSEDDLVNTIGESAALGASGIVIWGDMNLTQNKNTCRTLDNYLRRTLTPYLINVTMAARICSQVLCQDSGACARKKWNSSDYLHLNPENIAIQMTKDGKYTLQGQPSYQDLQTFIEKFDCHCYAGHSCEPRADINDIHYLHACISEDICIQISSNSLSNIEASEEKILSNRTAFSFTSESKATLSTHPEVEDFQSTSGNNILNITTAEYNTATAASSYDLEENDTRTFSSSSSYKIRMFNLFHLILLLRALIQMIHESENILFPDYI; from the exons ATGGAAACTGTAAGACTGCAAAGTTTTGGCATCTGTGTTACCTGTACTTATCCTGTAACATCTGGTGTGGTGTTTGCCACTCTTCTAGTTTCTTGCTGCTCATCTCTGAACATAAGAGCTCGTCCACTTCTTTCTAATTCACCTTTCCTTTCTATCTGGAATGCTCCTACAGAACTTTGTACTGAAAGGACTGGAGTGCAGCTGGacatgaatttttttcctctaattgGAAGCACACTAAAGACATCTGTGGGGCAAAACATCACTCTCTTCTATCCAGACAGGATTGGCTACTATCCTTACAAAAATGAAGTCACAGGAGAGGCATTCAATGGAGGACTCCCTCAACTCTCACTGCTGGAGaatcatttaaaaaaagccaGAGAGGACATCCAGTTCTACATTCCTTCAGATGAACAGCTTGGATTGGCTGTCATTGACTGGGAAAACTGGAGACCTGTGTGGATAAGGAACTGGGGATCAAAAGATATTTATAGACAAGAATCCATTGAGCTAGTTCAGCAGAGAGATCTCAGTATATCCGAAGCTGAATCCAGAACTATAGCTAAAATGGAATTTGAATTTGCAGCaaaatcatttatgttggaaacTTTGAAGCTGGGCATAGAAATGAAACCAAATCGCCTGTGGGGATATTACCTTTATCCAGACTGTTATAACTATGAttacaaacaaaacccacacaaTTATACAGGAGCATGTTTAGATAttgaaatagaaagaaataatgaGCTTAACTGGTTGTGGGAGAAAAGCACAGCACTTTATCCATCTATTTATCTAGAGACAGCCTTAAAATCTTCCAGAAATGCTCAACTCTTTGTTCGcaacagagttcaagaagccaTTAGAACTTCCTATGTCTCTAACTCTAGTCATCCCCTTCCAGTTTTTGTATATACACGGCCAGTATTCACAGATGTCTATGAGGAATATCTCTCTGAG GATGACCTGGTAAATACCATTGGAGAatctgctgctctgggtgctTCTGGAATTGTGATCTGGGGTGATATGAATTTAACACAAAATAAG AACACCTGTAGAACTCTGGACAACTACCTTAGGAGGACTTTGACCCCATACCTCATCAACGTCACAATGGCAGCCAGAATATGTAGCCAAGTTTTATGCCAAGACTCTGGTGCTTGTGCACGAAAAAAATGGAATTCCAGTGACTATCTTCACTTGAACCCTGAAAATATTGCAATTCAAATGACAAAGGATGGAAAATACACTTTACAAGGGCAGCCATCATATCAGGATCTGCAAACATTCATAGAAAAATTTGATTGTCATTGTtatgcagggcacagctgtgaacCTAGAGCTGATATAAATGACATCCATTACCTCCATGCTTGCATTTCAGAAGATATTTGCATTCAGATATCCTCAAATTCACTTTCTAACATAGAAGCCTCTGAAGAAAAGATCCTGTCTAACAGAACAGCATTTTCATTTACCTCTGAGAGTAAGGCGACATTATCTACACATCCTGAAGTAGAAGATTTCCAATCTACCTCTGGAAATAATATACTTAATATAACAACTGCAGAATATAACACTGCTACAGCTGCCAGTAGCTATGATTTAGAAGAAAATGATACTCGTACTTTCAGTAGTTCTTCATCCTATAAGATAAGGATGTTTAATCTGTTTCACTTAATTCTCCTTTTGAGAGCCTTAATACAAATGATCCATGAAAGTGAGAATATCCTTTTTCCTGACTATATTTGA